AGGAAATCCATTTAATTTAGACAAAATTATGGAATTAGCAAAAAAATATAATTTATGGGTAATAGAAGATAGTTGTGATGCTTTAGGATCTAAGTATAATGGAAAATATACTGGTACAATTGGCCATATAGGAACGTTTAGCTTTTATCCAGCTCATCATATAACTATGGGGGAAGGGGGAGCTGTAGTAACAAATGATCCATTATTACATAAATTAATAACTTCAATCAGAGACTGGGGAAGAGATTGTATTTGTCCACCGGGTAAAGATAATGTATGTAATAATAGATTCACTCAAAAACATGGTGATTTACCGTTAGGTTATGATCATAAATATGTTTATTCTCATTTAGGGTATAATTTAAAAGTGACAGATATGCAAGCTGCTATAGGGGTTTCTCAACTTAAAAAATTGAATGGATTTATAGAAAAACGAAATGAAAATTTTGAAAAGCTTTATAAAGGGCTAAGTCATTTAGATGAATTTATTATATTGCCAAAAGCAACGAAAAATAGTGAACCAAGTTGGTTCGGTTTTCCTATAACTTTAAAAGAAAATGATAAATATAATAGAAATGATTTAGTTGAATTTTTAGAATTAAGCAAAATAGGTACAAGATTATTATTTGCAGGAAACATTTTAAAACAGCCTGTATTTACAGAAAATAATTATGAATATAAGGTAATAGGTAACTTAGAAAATACAGATATTATAATGGAAAATACTTTTTGGATAGGTGTTTGGCCAGGGATAACAGATGAATGCATAACATATATAATATATAAATTTAATGAATTTTTCTCATATAATAAATAAGTTACATTTAATAAATTAAATATCAAATCAATAGTAATATCTATAAAATTTTATATTTAAATATTTAATGACTGTAAAGAAGTAATTGTTTTAGAATTGAAGGAAAAAAACAAGTTTATTAAATAAAATGTACTACATATAAGGCGGATGAATATGGATATTATAAATGAAATACAAAGATGTATAATTGAAAATGATATAGAGCTTGCATACAAAACTATAGTTGAAAATGAAGATGAGCTTTTAAACAGTGCGCAATATTGGAATTTAAGAGGTATTCTATGTTATAAAATTCAAGAATATGATGCAGCTATAAAATGTTATATAAAATCAATAAATATAAAAAATGATTATTTAGATTCTTATTTTAACTTAGTATATATTTATAAAATTACTAGAGAAAAGATGAAAGCTGCACTATATTCAGGGCTAGCTTTAAAGTATACTGATGATATAAATTTTGAAAATGAATTAATTGATATATTTAATGATGAATTATTGTATTGTGAGTATATCAACTTAATAAAACAAGTAAAGAATAATAATAACATAAATATTAAAAACTTAAGTTTTATAAAATATATATCAACTATGTTTGAAGATATAGATGAAAATTACATAAGTTATATTAACGATAAAAATATAGATAAATTATGGGCGTTTGTAAATGAAGATTATTTATTAACAAATAAAGAAATTTTAAGTATATCAGATTATATAAAAATAAAAGAAAATTTACAACTTAACATAATGATAAAGTACGATGTGAATTATATAAATAAAACTAGAGACATTGCATCAAAAGGTGTAGATTGTTGTTTTATTATGGTAGAAAACAATAGGACTTGGGACTTAGTAGAAATTGATCAACAAGATATGAGACATTTGAAAAATAAAGATTATAAAAAAACTGTAACATTAAATAAATTTAATGCAGCA
Above is a genomic segment from Romboutsia lituseburensis containing:
- the rfbH gene encoding lipopolysaccharide biosynthesis protein RfbH, which translates into the protein MTGRKKILDSVKEFYSENNGVKKFEPSKTYIPVSGKILDENDLVNLVDSSLDMWLTAGRYSDEFEREFSRFLEVKHCSLVNSGSSANLVAFTALTSHKLGERRLKDGDEVITVAAGFPTTISPIIQNGMVPVFIDVDLETYDYKVEDIEKAISEKTKAIFMAHTLGNPFNLDKIMELAKKYNLWVIEDSCDALGSKYNGKYTGTIGHIGTFSFYPAHHITMGEGGAVVTNDPLLHKLITSIRDWGRDCICPPGKDNVCNNRFTQKHGDLPLGYDHKYVYSHLGYNLKVTDMQAAIGVSQLKKLNGFIEKRNENFEKLYKGLSHLDEFIILPKATKNSEPSWFGFPITLKENDKYNRNDLVEFLELSKIGTRLLFAGNILKQPVFTENNYEYKVIGNLENTDIIMENTFWIGVWPGITDECITYIIYKFNEFFSYNK